The region GTTTGGGGTGGAAGGAAATGCAAGGGGGGCTCTGAAGAGTGGTGTGCTCGACAGCATGAGGGTCCTCAGAATACAGCAGCCTAGTTACTTCCAACTCAGGCAGACAGACATCCTATAGAGAATTTGCTGTtcaaccttggacaagttatttaacctctctgaacctcactttcaCCTGTGACTCAGAGGGAGACCATCCTTCCTTACAGGGTGATTGTGGAGAATGAATGAGATACAacataaagcacttagcccagtgcctagGTCGTGATAAGCACTCGAGTTACGGTCCCTTTCCCACGTAGGTTATGGAAGAAATAACTGCCCAGAACTCAGATCAGAAATTGAGCTCTGCCCCTTCAATACTGACTATCTGAGGGTCTGTGTCAGAGTTGTGATGAGGATCAGATGAaacaatgcatgtaaagcaccTAGTAGAGCGCCTGGCCCAGAAAGTTGTGACTGATATGTCATGAGTGTGGGCGGGCTGTGTGCCAGGTAATGTTCTCAGCCATTTACaagtatgaactcatttaatcctcattaaaATCCCTTATGAGGTCAGAAAACTGTTAACCCCCTCCTATCCCTGACTCTGTGACTCCATCCCACCACAGTTTATTACCTTCTTATGAATTACCCATCAGGAAACTATCCCCAGTTCTGTCATGTCTAGATGGGAAAATGGGAGGAAACACTGACTCTTCGACTGAAGTAGGAGAGGGAATCAAGCCCAGCCCCTAACTGCCTACAGTTCCTCCTCAGGGCCTCAAGAAAAAGCATGGAAAAAACTGTATTTCCACCAGAGTTTATTCCTCACAGACGATCACCAGCGACTCATGCCTCTGTGGCACCGGGGGCCCCCAAGAGGGCCTTTGACCTTCCTCCCCAGATTATATTCACCCCAGATACGTAGCCTTGGGCTCTACCTATGGACAACACCTTGGTTACAGAATATTCCCAGGAATGAGTTCCCCAAGTTGTAAGGTTTACATAGCGAGGACTGGGAAATTCAAATAATCAAATAGAGAAACCATAGGATCCAACAAAATGTGGAAGCTTGGAGGGGTTGGAGGAGCACAGCAGCATCCATGAGAGTTTGAATCTCCTCACGTGGAGAAGAAGTTGTAGGATTCTGCCTCTAGGAAATGTGCTGACctgcagaagaaatgaaaacaagataatAAAGCTCCAAACCAATTTGACCCCGTCGTTTGCCCCTATAACCATCCATATGCCAGAGCCTTTAATAGAGTGATATGGAAAATTCTAGATCACCCAACACTAAGGAGCCACCTTCAGACACTCCGTTGGGTAGAAGAGAAGTGGGTAGGAGctcctccctccagctcctgATCCCAGCAACGGCAACTTCAATCACATTGTCATCCCGAGCCTGGTGGAAGCTCACCCCCGCTCCAAATATCAGCGCCATTAGCTGAACCCAACGGTGACTCCAATTTTCACCCCCTCCAAAGGACCAGCAGGCAGACAGACCAACAGAGACGTTACCTTCTGGATAATTGGACCCTGGGAGGAAAATGTAGCCTAGGAGAAGAAAAGATTTGAGTGGAGGACAGTCTTGGTGGATAAGTCTCTGGTATTATTCACAGCCAATGGGGTAGCCATGGGAGAACCAGTCACAAACAGAAAGTGAACAGAGGgcatttccctggtgatccagtggttaagactctgtgctcccaattcagggggcccgggttcgatccctggccagggaactagagaCTGCATGCTGcgactaagagtctgcatgccacaactaaagatcccccatgccggaactaagacccaacaaagccaaataaattttttttttaatgttttaaagtgaGCAGAGGTTGGGATTGAGAGTTCAGGAGGGTCACTCACCGGAGTAGGCAGCTCTCCGCCAGCTGAGCAAACCAAGAGAGAAGATGATGAGGCCCAGGCCCAGAGTCACAGCACACATGGAAACCTTCACTGTCTGCACTGGCGATAGCCCAGGAGCTGCGGAAATAGAAACTTACTAGAACCAATTTCTCTTGCTCATTCCCAGAGCAACTTCATTTACTGCGACCTCCACCTCAGGTTCAAAGGTGCTTTATCCGGACCCCAAGGGTCTAGCTCACACCAGTCCAGGCCCAAGGAAGCGGCCTTTCCTCAAAACCCCTATCCTGTGGGTCTCTACTCCTGTGGTTCCCTGGGGAGCCGCTCTCCCTGAGTTAGTACCCCCGCTATCAGATCCTCTCTAAGATGGCAGGGCCTCTCAAGGCATCCTGTATTCTTCCTTCACCCCAACGGCACCCTCGCTGAGGAATACAGCATTCCCCATCCCTCTCTCCATTTGCCTGTGGTGACAATACTTGCTCCCTTTGACGACTCTATCTGAgcattttcctttgaaattgtCTTTCCGCCTTTCCTAACTTTCCAAGATTTCATTCCATGAGTTATCCAAGTACTTATGTCTCTGCTACCTGCCCACTTCCAGATTTGGGTCCTTCCAGAACCTGTCTCCACCCCCCTCCACAGCCCTCACGTCCTGGAGCTGGCCCTAGTCTGAATCCTGTCCCCCACCCGGATTCCTTTCCTTTAACTACTTCCAATCCCGGGGTTCAAACAATGGCAACTGGCTTTATGCAGTAGCCTCCAAGCGTGTACACCAAAGTGTCTGCCAGCCCTGGCTTCTTCCTCCTGATAGAGCAGCCCCAATTCAGTATGGCCCCCAGACCGAGAGAGTCCCCTTTCTTCCGTGACCTTCTTTATTTCTCCAACTCCCATTCCTGACCTGAcaacagaatagtggaaatccgAGAAGCCTAGAATATTGCATCACAATTTTGGCTTCCGAAAATATGGTTACCAAATCGACATCCTCTTTTCAGGACAGTCaggctcccctcccaccctcagaCAAGCACGTAACACCAACCACAGCACCATAGCAACAGCAACAGTAACTCTTGttatgcatgcaggatcttccccgaccagggatcgagccccgTGACTCCTGCactggaagctcggagtcttaaccactggaccgccagggaagtccaacaataACTAACTCTTCCGTGTCTGTATCCCCTGGCCCCATCTCTGGTCGTGAATCCTCCGTAAGTTCCTCCAGACTCACTCTTTCtcagcatctccctctctcccctgtaCCGTGGAGGACCTCTCTACATCCCATTCCCTTTGCCAAAATATTGGTGTTCTTTTTACAACCACCCACTTGAAGTagctctctgcttttttttttttttttttgccacgctgcacagcatgtaggatctcagtttcccgaccagggttggaacccgtgccccccgcaggggaagcgcagagtcctaactggaccgccagggaatgaCAGTAGCTCTCTGCTTTAACGCGAATTCCTCCCACCTGTCCCACACTTACTCCAGTCCTGAAGGATGGGTTCAAGAGAGCCAATGTGCTCTACCACACAGGTGTAGGTGTCCCCAAAAGAGGGGGTTGTGGCCAAATGGGAGACAGTCTGGTATGTCCAGTCTCCGTTGGGCTGGGTGGTCTGATAGGCGCTGCTGTGAGGGAGGACCAGCTGCCCGTTCTTCCTCCACGTGATGGTCACATCAGCTGGATAGAAGCCCCACACGTAGCAGGCCAGCATCACAGTCTCCCTCGTGTTAAAAGGAGTGGTTTTAGCTACTTGCACAGATGGCGGTcctgcagaggaggaaaaaagagtcACGAAGGAGGGCAACATTCTGGCTTTTCCTCCAACCTGGTTTCTTTCCTACTTGAATTCTTCCTGGATTTTGCCCACCGACCTTCCTGACCCCCACCTCATTCCCACACACATCCCTTTGAAAATGAGGAGTTAGAATGTACTCCTGCTTCACTCTTTCTTGTCTCCCATTtcatcactgctccttcctttctttttcctccaaaattatatttgttcACAATAAGTAGAAGCCAGGGCTGAACTGCAGGCTGTTTCAGAAGTCATTGTATTCATTTCAAGTGCATAAGTGAACTGTCATCCAGACTTATAGTGGGGGATTTGCAAAAGTAGGAAAACACCCTTGTCCTCAAACCTCATTGAACAAATTGACTTGATaaagaaagccttttttttttttccttgactagTTTAAGGAAACAAGACTAACTCAGGACTAACTCTCCTAAATTTGGACGAAGGGATCCTAATTCATGAGATCATTCATGTTGCCATCTTTTAATAGTTTATTCTTCTAGGTGACCCTTCCGCTTGCTTGGgtgtttttcaaacaaaatcttcAATAAAAATCCAAGATAttgtgttaaaatgcagattcccgaGCCTGCATCTCTGGATATTTTCATCCAACAGATCTGTAGCGGTTCTCAAGCGGCTTCTCAAGGGTTTTTAACAAGCACCTTCCCCAGGCAATTCTGAGAAATCACATCTTAAGacaaaatactctgtatgatagagaacttcaagttttctttaaaaaatctcaagTCATTCTCAATGCAAGTGATTAAGGGTGAGAGAGtttgcatcagaatcccctgggagGTTTTCCACATATTCCCATGCCTGGGCCTGTCTCAGACCTGGGACACCAGAACCTGGGCTACAGTGGCATGAACATTTTGGGAAAAGCCATTCTGGTTATTCTGACAGTTCAACCCCTGGTTGAACTTGGATCTGCCTCCTGAGATGCCCTAAATTGAAGGAAAACTAGCTTACTCTCCCCACGATAGCTCCTCACTGGCTCAAACATCACCTCCCCTTTTTCATTCCTGCCCTACCCCTGTCAACGACCTTGTGTCCTCATAAGGGTCAACCCTCCCTCTTTTTACATCCCAGGTCCTCcgattttctgcttctttcctgcCCACAGCTCAAACCCCTTGCAGGTGAGGGACCCTTCTTGGCCTCCCCTCTCCTAACTGTGCTTCCTAACCGTTCccctgctcccttctctccttaCGTGTCCTGTGGGTCAGAGATCTCCAGAAGGGCTTGGTGTGTGTGGCACAGTCCTGCAGCCCGTTGGATAAGCGTTGGATCAGGTTTTCCTTATGGTTGAGGTAATCTGAGAGGTATTTGGCCAAGGTGTTCAGTGCCCCAAATTCACAAGGGACCATACTGGCCTGCAGGGGATCCCAGCAGGTCAGCAAATCCTTGTTGAAGGAGATACAATATGTGAACTCTTTTGGAGTCCCATCGTCATCCAGCAGACAGGTGCTTTCCACGTGGGCCACAAAGCCTCCTGCAGGAGCCAGAGAAGGGGGATAGGTCAGAGTCCTCTGCAGGACCCCAAGCCTCAGTTACACCTGGTGAGTGGGGCACAGGTTTCCCGACTGAGGCAGCATCTGCTGACCAAGCTCATGGACCAGAGTCTCTGAGAGTCCCGATTAAGAGCATAGATGGTCCTATCAGAGAAGTTTCTAGATGCTGTTTCCTCTTTATGTGAGACTGAGCATGGGGACACAAGTAGCCCAAAATTATTTGCATGTTTAAACACAACAATTTACCCAGGATAAGACCTTCAGAAAGGCCAGTGATCGAGTGAGAAAAGGGGTCAAAGGAAAGAGTCAGCCTTGTTCTGTACTGGACACATTATTAAATATTCGTGCCACATGTATTTCTGAAGCACTCGctgtgtgctagacactgtgcTAGGAGCTGGGGATGCAGCATTCAACAGGGCAGATATCGTCTTTGCCTACCTTCCAACAGGAAATGCTTATTACACGAATAATTATACAgcttaattacattaaaattgctacacagaaaaacaacaaggtcctactgtgtagcacagggatcTATAGTCAATAGcctggaataaaccataatgggaaagaatattaaaaaagaacgtatacatgtgtataactgagtcactttgctgtacagcagaagttaacacaacattgtaaatcaactaaacttcaactaaaaaataaattttaaaaattgctacaggggcttccctggtggtgcagtggttgagggtccgcctgcccatgcgggggacgcgggttcgagccccggtccgggaggatcccacatgccacggagcggctgggcccttgagccatggccgctgagcctgcgcgtccggagcctgtgctccgcaacgggagaggccacagcggtgagaggcccgcgtaccgctaaaaaaaaaaaaaaatttctacaaaGGTACAGTACAAACTGCTATGGGAGCATGTAATAGGGAGACAGACTAGTTTGGGGTATCCGAATCCAGTAACACAACTGAACACCCTACCCAAAGggagcagaggaagggagggtcCTTACCTGCTCCGGTGCAGCCCAGGCTGAGGCCCAGCAGCAGCGGCAGGAGGGCAGTCATGCTCTCCTAGGGGGAGACACAGGGAATCCCGTCGCCTGGACCAGCTCTTCCAGGGGTGCTGGGTCCTTGCCTGCCCGAGAAGTCCCAACCTGGGTAGATTATCTCCAAACACTGAGTGCGAATATGGTATTGCCGGGGCCCCTCGATGCTCTCTAAATGAGCGATTTGGAGCTACCAAGCCCCTCGATACTATACCTGTTCCTTACCTGATCGTCTAACTCAGTGTCCCAAACAGAACTGTCAGATTGGCTAGGTAGGCGGGGACAAGTGTAGAGACAAATCGCTGAGCGCCTCAGCCCAGCATCATCAGTTACTAGGTAGATCTCATCCTGCCCTGGGCTTTTAACAGCTGGTCTCTTAACTCTCCTAAGGAACAGTCTGTAGATGGATTTCCCTAGCTCAGTGGAGAGAATAAACCCAATATTCCCAAGATGTATGCAGCCTGGACTGCCCACTGGTTTAACTGTTTCCGCTCATGGTCCTCCTCAAAGACTGGGGACTAGGTAACCTCTCTTGCTTCTTTAAGGGAAGTTACTTGGGAATTTATCCCTTGATTACATATTCCTTGGTCTGTCCTGTCACCCAGGAAACAGGCGGACAAGGGGCCCTTCTGGGGCATGTGGTAGAGGCAGGGCTACTAAGGAAGGAGATGTAGGGAGAGTGCAGTTAGCTGGCCTCAAAGCAAGACTGCAGAAGAGAAGCAGTTCCTAAGAGATCAGGGCCACAGCCCTGAAAAATCCCTCCCTGGGCTTCCATTGCTTCATCTGTCCTAGCCAGATgagcttcattttctcctttctgctttccTAAGCCATAAACCCGAACCCCCTACCCTCTGAACCATCTCAGAGCAGACCGCAGGGCAATACCACTTAACCCCCTTGATAATTAGCTGGTGATGGGCCAATGCCCAAAGCTCACTTGTCTCCCCCAAACTCAAAACTCCCCTGTTTCCCCCACAGGTCCCATCTGTCCTGGGGCAGGTCCCCACATTATGAAGCCActagaaaaatgagataaaacatcCCTACTTTTCTTCCCCAggaaaagacaaattttaaatagCAATTCATTCTCATTGTGAACTATACAATCGATAGATTTTTCCATTACAAATGTAAAACCCTAAATTGGTTTCTCTGTGCTCCCCACTAGGCTTCAGGGCTGCCTCTCTTCAccttgcttcctttttaaaaaatatttatttttttttttttagctacgccaggtcttagttgcggcacatgggatcgtcgttgccacatgcgggatctttttagttgaggcatgcaggatctatttccctgaccagggatcaaacccaggccccctgcactgggggcgtggagtcttaactgctgcacTACCAGGTAAGTCCAAGCAAGTTTCACCTTGCTTTCTGAAAGCTCTTGTATTTGACTTGATAGTGAGCTAAAGAAAAGAGGATTAGGAGGGAAGCCCTTGACACCACATTTACCTGTCCTCCTTCCAAGTCCCTGACCCCCAGAGAATCTGATATTTacgaagaaaaaaggaagggggggAAGCTTACCCCCAAGATGAAAACATACATGAATATCAGGAACAAAAGAGTTGTTTTGTGTAACTAGTTGAGCTTCACTGAAGCTCTGCCCACATTCTCCCCCCACCCATACACTCAGCCCCACTTGTGTTACACAGCGACACTTGAATTTCTCTAATCAACCATTAAGGGTGTTGAATGGGCAGAAAATGGAGGAGGGGAGTCCAAAATTTGTTAAGCTTCTACTTTGTGACAGATACTATGCTAAGTCAATCCTTTACatgctatctcatttaatcttaaaagaCCTGTTAAtggtcctcattttacagtttggAAAACAGGTCCAAAGATTCACACGCAAGGTCTCGaggtacacacacaaacacacacacacacttgagtGTGCCCACACACTCACTACATCCTGGGACTGAGATGACCCAAGTAAAGGTAACTCGTGGAGTCCTCcgctgagaaaaggaaaaagggaaaagccaCCCCAATCCTTCTGAGTCTTATCTTTCCGATGCTCAGAGTTCCTCCTGATCTTAGAACCCATGTCTCTTCCACTTTTTCTTTCAACAGTCTCAAAACTGTGAATTCTCCTACACACACATGCTCACTTCCCCCTTatgtctctcctccttcctccaggtCGGCAGTGAACCTAACCTCAGGAACCAGGTCTTGGGATCCTTTTCAAGGTCCCCAAAGCCCGCCTGGCACAGGAATGCTTTCCACACAGGAGGGCCTGTGTGGCCCTCTGCCAGCTCCCTGAGGTTCAGCAAGCTCCATCTCATGTCTGGCTCTCTGCTCGGGCAGCCAAAGGAGATGTGAAACCTTCCATAAGGCAGCAGCAGGAAATGTAGACGATTTCACTTCTCTACTAATGAGAAGTCTAAGGGTGCTTTTTAGAATCAAGCTGGACAGAAAAACCCAGAGACCTGTGCTCAGCGAAGTggttttttccttcccctcttcctccttaccctacttttgttgtttttgttgttgttgttacagaCATAGCTCTGTCCCCCACCTCCAGTCAACCCCAAAGAATGTTTcaactgtcctgtgcattgttgGTGATTGGATAACTATTTATGTAACACCCAAGACTGAAGTTGGGGAACCCCAGGCAGCTTCCCATATGCTGTCCCTCTTTTACTGCCACTACACAAGGGCCCAAAGAGTGAGTCCCCTCCTTGCCCGCTGCCTCTTCTGCAAAGCTGGCCACCATAGGCCAGAAGTGGACTGACCATGGTGTTTACCTGCAAAACTTTACAGGGACTCCCAAGAGCTAAGAGATGTGGGCTCCGTTCCCACGTCATTCGCTTACAGCTCGGTTGGGGAGTGAGAAGAAACATCTAGAAAGAGAAGAGTTTATGTTAATGCAAGTAAGCAATCAGGCCAGTggacttaaaagagaaaagagaagacattGTGTGTTTGGTGGACAGGAAGTCCTCTTCATTGAGGGGGCCTGGAAGTGGGCTGGATTCGTGTCGGAGAAGAGGAAGGCGGTTGGCATTCCAGTCTTGGCATATAACCACACGAGCTGGGCAATGTTACAAGGTGCTGTTGGGGGTCTACCAGCTACCTggactgacaaaaacaaaaacgaactACAATGACATCATTGGCACCTTTAAAGAAGTCAGAAATGTGGTCTTACGCTTTTTCGAGAGTATGGCCATAATAAAAAATCTCTTCTAGGTCCTTCCTAATGTCCCTCCCTGTATGTTCACAGGTTCCTCTTCTGGACAGatagtgtgtgtgtttttttaatataaatttatttattttattttatttatttttggctgcgttgggtcttcgttgctgcgcatgggctttctctagttgcagccagtgggggctactctttgttgcggtgcgcgggcttctcgttgcggtggcttctcttttttgtggagcacgggctctaggcacgcgggcttcaacagtagttgcagcacgcgagctcagtaattgtggctcatgggctctagagtgcaggctcagaagctgtggcgcacaggcttagttgcttcgaggcatgtgggatcttctgggaccagggctcgaacccgtgtctctcttttttgtggagcacgggctctaggcacgcgggcttcaacagtagttgcagcacgcgagctcagtaattgtggctcatgggctctagagtgcaggctcagaagctgtggcgcacaggcttagttgcttcgaggcatgtgggatcttctgggaccagggctcgaacccgtgtcccctgcgttggcaggtggattcttaaccactgcaccaccagggaagtcctggacagATGGTTTTAACTCGAGCCTCCATTTTATAAACTCAAAAATTGTTCAACTTGTCCATCACTTGTAACTGAAAACCAAGAGCGTGAGACCACATTTGTGACTTCCTTCAATGTCTTTTCAAACCTACACACTTCTGCATCCCATCAGGATTACATGACTTCCCAGTCTGTCCAACTTCACGCctacccacctcccacctctcctctcctcgCTCTCCTTCTTCTCTGTTAGGATTCACTGCTCTAGACCCTGACCTTTGAGCTACAGTTGCTGTAACTAGTTCCACCTCCTTCCATCCTGCAGCCAGATTACTTGAACTACTAGCAGATATTTTACCTGATTTGCCACCACAACTCTTGAATCATGTTATTACCTCCCCATTTTAActatgagaaaatggaggcagaggGAGGTTAGTGAGTGCCCAGCTTTACCCAGATACTAAGTAATAGCACCATGACTTGATTCTAAATTCTATAGTATAATCATATCTTAATAATCAATTAGAAACTAATTGAAAATTGCCAACCATTTATAATAGGAATTTTAAaccaaatatatttagaaattaacatacaaaagtataaaaactttctaggaaaaaaaggaaaactttatatTAAAGTACATAAATGAAGACCTTAAGAAGTGAAGAGACATACCATATTCATGGATGAGGCATCCTAACATAATGAAGAAGTCAGTTTCCCCCCATAGCTCTAACCAAAATCATAGCAGAATTTGGGGAgaacttgacaagctgattctataATGTACATGATAATAAAGTCCATAAGAATCTTAGACAATTTTGATAAAGAAGAGCAAAATGTGGTTTTCTGGGAGGTGAGGTGGCAAAAACATGGAAACTAGCCCtaccaaatattaaaacacaaaaaagccATAATAATTGAAACATGATTAAGTGG is a window of Physeter macrocephalus isolate SW-GA chromosome 18, ASM283717v5, whole genome shotgun sequence DNA encoding:
- the LOC102994605 gene encoding HLA class II histocompatibility antigen, DM beta chain; translated protein: MTALLPLLLGLSLGCTGAGGFVAHVESTCLLDDDGTPKEFTYCISFNKDLLTCWDPLQASMVPCEFGALNTLAKYLSDYLNHKENLIQRLSNGLQDCATHTKPFWRSLTHRTRPPSVQVAKTTPFNTRETVMLACYVWGFYPADVTITWRKNGQLVLPHSSAYQTTQPNGDWTYQTVSHLATTPSFGDTYTCVVEHIGSLEPILQDWTPGLSPVQTVKVSMCAVTLGLGLIIFSLGLLSWRRAAYSGYIFLPGSNYPEGQHIS